A stretch of Blattabacterium cuenoti DNA encodes these proteins:
- the pheS gene encoding phenylalanine--tRNA ligase subunit alpha — translation MDKKINKIKEEIKCFSIKTYHDSETFRIKFLGKKKGIITIFLKELKKVSIHKRKIYGKIINELKKEVQKKISIFLSQNEIINEKIQKYDPTIPGKSIEIGSFHPISILKNRMIDIFMKIGFTYVDGREIEDDWHNFTALNIPIDHPSRDMQDTFFLYKDPDILLRTHTSSVQIRYMKKHRPPFRVLSIGKVYRNETISSHSNFMFHQAEGFYIDKKVSFSDLKQVIHYLMTSLFGKAKIRFRPSYFPFTEPSAEVDLYCNSGWVEIMGCGMIDPKVLKNVDIDSETYSGFAFGIGIERLSLIIYNIKDIRMFFDNDVRFLKQFTSEF, via the coding sequence ATGGATAAAAAAATAAATAAAATAAAAGAAGAAATAAAGTGTTTTTCTATTAAAACATATCATGACTCAGAAACATTCAGAATTAAATTTTTAGGAAAAAAAAAGGGAATTATAACCATTTTTTTGAAAGAATTAAAAAAAGTTTCTATTCATAAAAGAAAAATTTATGGAAAAATTATTAATGAATTAAAAAAAGAAGTTCAAAAAAAAATAAGTATTTTTCTATCTCAGAATGAGATTATAAACGAAAAAATACAAAAATACGATCCCACTATTCCTGGAAAATCAATAGAAATAGGATCTTTTCATCCCATATCTATTCTAAAAAATAGAATGATAGACATTTTTATGAAAATTGGGTTTACTTATGTAGATGGACGTGAAATAGAGGATGATTGGCATAACTTTACGGCTTTAAATATTCCTATTGATCATCCATCTAGAGATATGCAGGATACATTCTTTTTATACAAGGATCCAGATATTTTGTTGCGAACACATACATCTTCTGTACAAATACGATATATGAAAAAACATCGTCCTCCTTTTCGTGTTTTATCTATAGGAAAAGTATATAGAAATGAAACTATTTCATCACATTCAAATTTCATGTTTCATCAAGCAGAAGGATTTTATATAGATAAAAAAGTTTCTTTTTCCGATTTAAAACAAGTAATTCATTATTTAATGACTTCTCTTTTTGGAAAAGCAAAAATAAGATTTCGTCCTTCTTATTTTCCGTTTACAGAACCTAGTGCGGAAGTAGATCTATATTGTAATAGTGGATGGGTAGAAATTATGGGTTGTGGAATGATAGATCCAAAAGTATTAAAAAACGTAGATATTGATTCGGAAACTTATTCAGGATTTGCTTTTGGAATAGGAATAGAACGTTTGTCTCTAATAATTTATAATATAAAAGATATCCGTATGTTTTTTGATAATGATGTACGTTTTTTAAAACAATTTACAAGTGAGTTTTAG
- a CDS encoding 4'-phosphopantetheinyl transferase family protein encodes MNLFSTYNHTHVIVFNWNKFSETMFLEKIILSKKDKMFFLSLSKQRKIEFLGIRYALRYIGIKMNVFYNEKRNPFLFPLGGKNISFSHSFEKIAIAISSYHIGIDIEKSRKDNKIIKIKKKFIRDDESIFINQNYEKDYLHIIWGIKESLYKLKGGIFYSFLNHYKVSPFCIKNDSCISCWIITNYYSKKFYAFYRKIEEYYLVYIIDLKKK; translated from the coding sequence ATGAATTTATTTTCCACTTATAATCATACACATGTTATAGTTTTTAACTGGAATAAGTTTTCAGAAACTATGTTTTTAGAAAAAATAATCCTTTCCAAAAAAGACAAAATGTTTTTCTTATCTCTATCAAAACAACGAAAAATAGAATTTTTAGGGATCCGTTATGCTCTAAGATATATAGGGATAAAAATGAATGTTTTTTATAATGAAAAAAGAAATCCTTTTCTTTTTCCTTTAGGTGGTAAAAATATATCTTTTAGTCATTCCTTTGAAAAAATAGCTATAGCCATAAGCTCTTATCATATAGGAATAGATATTGAAAAATCACGAAAAGATAATAAAATAATTAAAATCAAAAAAAAATTTATTCGAGATGATGAATCTATTTTTATTAATCAAAATTATGAGAAAGATTATTTACATATTATATGGGGAATTAAAGAAAGTTTGTATAAACTAAAAGGTGGAATATTTTATAGTTTTTTAAATCATTATAAAGTTTCTCCTTTTTGCATTAAAAATGATAGTTGTATATCATGTTGGATTATAACAAATTATTATAGCAAGAAGTTTTATGCTTTTTATAGAAAAATAGAAGAATATTATTTAGTTTATATTATAGACTTAAAAAAGAAATGA
- a CDS encoding purine-nucleoside phosphorylase: MSMTMILEKSKQYIQKKIKEKPDFGILLLGNLFDKFIEEIQNPICISYEEIPLFSTKNLYGKFLFGQVEGKNVVFLIEPFYEEKNWSNFTIILCKNIGIDKLILINISGGVNPNYKMGDVMLVKDHINLFPENPNIKKFIKNRFFDITEPYDKKMIEIAETIAMNHNIIIQKGIYVAFPYSNYKTYAEYAMIRSMGGDSIGMDIVKDVIIARCMNLRVFAMSIILMEDTKMNIHDNFMKSFIQKMEKSISLLILIIKDFIKIF; encoded by the coding sequence ATGTCAATGACTATGATTTTAGAAAAATCAAAACAATATATACAAAAAAAAATCAAAGAAAAACCTGATTTTGGTATTTTATTATTAGGAAATTTATTTGATAAATTTATAGAGGAAATACAAAATCCTATATGCATTTCTTATGAAGAAATTCCTCTTTTTTCTACAAAAAATTTATATGGAAAATTTTTATTTGGTCAAGTAGAAGGTAAAAATGTAGTATTTTTAATAGAACCTTTTTATGAAGAAAAAAACTGGTCCAACTTCACTATTATTTTATGTAAAAATATAGGGATAGATAAATTAATACTGATTAATATTTCTGGAGGAGTGAATCCTAATTATAAAATGGGAGATGTTATGTTGGTGAAAGATCATATCAATTTATTTCCGGAAAATCCTAACATCAAAAAATTTATAAAAAATAGATTTTTTGATATTACAGAACCATATGATAAAAAAATGATAGAAATAGCAGAAACTATAGCTATGAATCATAACATTATCATACAAAAAGGAATCTATGTCGCTTTTCCTTATTCAAATTATAAAACCTATGCGGAATATGCAATGATACGATCTATGGGTGGAGATAGTATTGGAATGGATATTGTAAAAGATGTTATAATAGCTAGATGTATGAATTTGAGAGTATTTGCCATGTCTATTATTCTAATGGAAGATACAAAAATGAATATTCACGATAATTTTATGAAATCATTTATTCAAAAAATGGAAAAATCTATATCTCTTCTAATATTAATCATCAAAGATTTTATCAAAATTTTTTGA
- a CDS encoding YtxH domain-containing protein: protein MIKFIYKNIIKLLFFMKRGGSFFLGVIIGTMAGLMVGILLSSRKEDKIKNILGKKTEELRDNLQEISKKIGQKVHRIKSDFESRWKSKRRIKDKIKDKMDQVEDELGT from the coding sequence ATGATTAAATTTATCTATAAAAATATTATAAAATTGTTATTCTTTATGAAAAGAGGAGGAAGTTTTTTTTTAGGAGTTATTATAGGAACCATGGCTGGTTTAATGGTAGGAATTTTATTATCTTCAAGAAAAGAGGATAAAATAAAAAATATATTAGGAAAAAAAACAGAAGAACTAAGAGATAATTTACAGGAAATTAGTAAAAAAATTGGACAAAAAGTACATAGAATTAAATCAGACTTTGAATCTAGATGGAAATCAAAAAGAAGAATAAAAGATAAAATAAAAGATAAAATGGATCAAGTAGAAGATGAACTAGGAACTTAA
- the rlmB gene encoding 23S rRNA (guanosine(2251)-2'-O)-methyltransferase RlmB: MKKLEIIYGIHPLIEAILAKKSISKLFFLRGFRQRSNGYKHLINISKKENIPIQIVPKNKFYQLKNKNHQGVFALLSPIKTYHIEDLLPIFYEKGKNPILIILDRITDIRNFGSIIRTSACAGVDAIIIPKNNTAMIGSDSIKTSSGALFQVPICKEKNIKNTIEFLMNSGLKIVSATEKSDTSWYDIDFSGPIAIILGNEEKGISSKYLEMSYEKAKIPVNMKGISSLNVSVACGIILYEVFRQRNQISF; encoded by the coding sequence ATGAAAAAATTAGAAATTATTTATGGGATACATCCATTAATAGAGGCTATTTTAGCTAAAAAATCTATTAGTAAACTTTTTTTTCTAAGAGGATTTAGACAAAGATCTAACGGGTACAAACATTTAATCAATATTTCCAAAAAAGAAAATATTCCTATTCAAATTGTTCCAAAAAACAAATTTTACCAATTAAAAAATAAAAATCATCAAGGAGTTTTCGCTCTACTTTCTCCTATAAAAACTTATCATATAGAAGATTTACTTCCTATATTTTATGAAAAAGGGAAAAATCCAATTTTGATCATTCTAGATCGTATTACGGATATAAGAAACTTTGGATCTATAATACGTACTTCTGCATGTGCAGGAGTAGATGCTATTATTATTCCAAAAAATAATACAGCAATGATTGGATCGGATTCTATAAAAACTTCTTCTGGAGCTTTGTTTCAAGTTCCAATATGTAAAGAAAAAAATATTAAGAATACTATAGAGTTTTTAATGAACTCTGGATTAAAAATAGTATCGGCCACAGAAAAATCTGATACATCTTGGTATGATATTGATTTTTCTGGTCCAATAGCTATAATACTAGGAAATGAAGAAAAAGGAATTTCTTCTAAATATTTAGAAATGTCCTATGAAAAAGCAAAAATTCCAGTAAATATGAAAGGAATTTCTTCTTTAAATGTCTCTGTAGCTTGTGGTATTATTCTATATGAAGTATTTAGACAAAGAAATCAAATATCATTCTAA
- a CDS encoding Mrp/NBP35 family ATP-binding protein, with amino-acid sequence MKEKIEKALKNVIINDNNIIESDLVKKIDWSNKKIIIYLSLDNPTMHFKKKLIRDITLSIKNKNILYPICVKIEEANTKKMKPIIKNIIAVASGKGGVGKSTIATNIAVSLVQMGFHVGLLDADIYGPSIPLMFDIKEKDISSTRSHHPNHRMINPIIRYGVKIISIGFFSKYGEAIVWRGPMVTKVFRQFMHQTDWGELDFLIVDLPPGTGDIHLSLLQEISLKGIVLVSTSQKIALYDVNRSVGMFRIESIYVPILGIIENMSYFIQNEKKYFLFGKDGVKNFSKEMNLFFIGEIPLLQNIQEYSDLGIPVVLENDYIRNIFIGITKNIINQLS; translated from the coding sequence ATGAAAGAAAAAATTGAAAAGGCATTGAAAAATGTTATTATTAATGATAATAATATTATTGAATCTGATTTGGTAAAGAAAATAGATTGGTCCAATAAAAAAATAATTATTTATTTGAGTTTAGATAATCCAACAATGCATTTTAAAAAAAAACTAATAAGAGATATAACCCTTTCTATAAAAAATAAAAATATATTATATCCAATATGTGTAAAAATAGAGGAAGCCAATACAAAAAAAATGAAACCTATTATCAAAAATATAATAGCTGTAGCTTCTGGAAAAGGAGGAGTTGGAAAATCTACAATAGCAACTAATATTGCTGTTTCTTTGGTTCAAATGGGATTTCATGTAGGATTATTAGATGCCGATATTTATGGTCCTTCTATTCCATTAATGTTTGATATTAAAGAAAAAGACATTTCTTCCACTAGAAGTCATCATCCTAATCATAGGATGATAAATCCTATTATTCGTTATGGTGTTAAAATTATATCTATAGGTTTTTTCTCAAAATATGGAGAAGCTATTGTTTGGAGAGGCCCCATGGTAACTAAAGTTTTTAGACAATTTATGCACCAAACCGATTGGGGAGAATTAGATTTTTTAATTGTAGATTTACCACCAGGAACAGGAGATATACACCTATCTCTTTTACAAGAAATTTCATTAAAAGGAATTGTTCTAGTTAGTACATCTCAAAAGATAGCATTATATGACGTGAATAGATCTGTAGGAATGTTTCGTATTGAATCTATTTATGTTCCAATACTTGGAATTATAGAAAATATGTCTTATTTTATTCAAAATGAAAAGAAATATTTTCTTTTTGGAAAAGATGGAGTAAAAAATTTTTCCAAAGAAATGAACCTTTTTTTTATTGGAGAAATTCCTCTGTTACAAAACATACAAGAATATTCAGATCTAGGAATTCCTGTTGTTTTAGAAAACGATTATATTAGAAATATTTTTATAGGAATTACAAAAAATATCATAAATCAATTATCCTAG
- the murB gene encoding UDP-N-acetylmuramate dehydrogenase: MKYFYMFIKTNFSLKKLNTFGINVYAHYFIEVKSIEEVKKIFYLYPSIPKLFLGNGSNILFLKNYYPGLVMKIGIKGKKVIKEDDNQVIVQAFAGENWNEFVKWTIKKGFSGLENLSWIPGTVGASPIQNIGAYGVEIKDTLLKVQAYETNNRKIIEFTHEECQLKYRDSFFKHYHYKNKFLILSVSFILKKKYNKLNTSYVGIKKELENMNIKKPTIHDLSKAIFNIRRRKIPNPKQIGNAGSFFLNPIVKILDFKNIKYKYPNIMGYDISNDKIKLSANSLIENIGWKGKKIGNVGTYKKQPIILVNYGKASGMDIYSFSKKIIKCINKKFGIFLSKEVNIIR; this comes from the coding sequence ATGAAATATTTTTACATGTTTATTAAAACAAATTTTTCTCTAAAAAAATTAAATACATTTGGAATAAATGTCTATGCTCATTATTTTATAGAAGTGAAAAGTATAGAAGAAGTAAAAAAAATTTTTTATCTGTATCCATCTATTCCTAAACTTTTTTTGGGAAATGGTAGTAATATTCTTTTTTTGAAAAATTATTATCCTGGATTAGTAATGAAAATAGGAATCAAAGGAAAAAAAGTAATAAAAGAAGATGATAATCAAGTTATTGTTCAAGCTTTTGCTGGAGAAAACTGGAATGAATTTGTAAAGTGGACTATTAAAAAAGGATTTAGTGGTTTAGAAAATTTATCATGGATTCCTGGAACTGTTGGAGCTTCTCCAATTCAAAATATTGGAGCATATGGAGTAGAAATAAAAGATACTTTACTAAAAGTACAAGCATATGAAACGAATAATAGAAAAATCATAGAATTTACACATGAAGAATGCCAGCTAAAATATCGTGATTCGTTTTTTAAGCATTATCATTACAAAAACAAATTTCTTATTCTATCTGTTTCTTTTATTTTAAAAAAAAAATATAATAAATTGAATACTTCCTATGTAGGAATAAAAAAAGAATTAGAAAATATGAATATTAAAAAACCTACTATTCATGATTTAAGTAAGGCCATTTTTAATATTAGACGTAGAAAAATTCCTAATCCAAAACAAATTGGAAATGCTGGTAGTTTTTTTTTGAATCCTATAGTAAAAATATTAGATTTTAAAAATATAAAATATAAATATCCCAATATTATGGGGTATGATATTTCTAATGATAAAATAAAATTATCTGCTAACTCATTAATTGAAAATATAGGATGGAAAGGAAAAAAAATTGGAAATGTGGGAACATACAAAAAACAACCTATAATTTTAGTCAATTATGGAAAAGCTAGTGGAATGGATATATATTCTTTTTCTAAAAAAATAATAAAATGCATCAACAAAAAATTTGGTATTTTTTTATCAAAAGAAGTAAATATTATACGATAA
- the pnuC gene encoding nicotinamide riboside transporter PnuC, whose amino-acid sequence MNLIKDWIDLFLHPYYNTSVFHIILEFSAVIFTVCSVLFAQKNNIWLYPIGIVSTMIYSYLTFITYLYGDFIINVYYTLMSFYGWYTWGKKEDKYEGKKIITFCNKKDYFYTSILFFFTCIFSIVVYLFYGKLQTHYDWMDVFTTGIYFSGMYQMSIKKVENWIFWMVGNIISVPIYFCKGFVLTGFLFIILVLFAVVGYFIWKKKAINKIL is encoded by the coding sequence ATGAATCTGATAAAAGATTGGATAGATCTATTTTTACATCCCTATTATAATACCAGTGTTTTTCATATAATTTTAGAATTTTCAGCTGTAATATTTACAGTATGTAGTGTTCTTTTTGCTCAAAAGAATAATATATGGTTGTATCCAATAGGAATAGTAAGTACTATGATATATAGTTATTTAACTTTTATCACTTATCTTTACGGTGATTTTATTATCAATGTGTATTATACGTTAATGAGCTTTTATGGATGGTATACGTGGGGAAAAAAAGAGGATAAATATGAAGGTAAAAAAATTATCACTTTTTGCAATAAAAAAGATTATTTTTACACCTCTATCTTATTTTTTTTCACCTGTATTTTTAGTATAGTAGTTTATTTATTTTATGGAAAGTTACAAACCCATTATGATTGGATGGATGTATTTACAACAGGAATTTACTTTTCTGGTATGTATCAAATGTCTATAAAAAAAGTAGAAAATTGGATATTTTGGATGGTTGGAAACATTATTTCTGTTCCTATTTATTTTTGTAAAGGTTTTGTATTGACAGGATTTTTATTTATTATTCTTGTATTATTTGCTGTAGTAGGATACTTTATTTGGAAAAAAAAAGCGATCAATAAAATTTTATAA
- a CDS encoding LuxE/PaaK family acyltransferase translates to MNFKKKIFSILSKKEFEDLTLDIFHYQVHHNNIYRNYLQYLKVNPLEIKNISEIPFLPISFFKTHRIWSNSRKTSPDIVFSSSGTTGIKSTHYIADLSIYINSIKNGFEFFYGPIKNFKFLGFFPSDRRKDSSLIYMAKYLIQETHKNGSFFVPYQKKRRLIYEKNEDNIFIFGLSFSLLDFIHNMEKMENKEIIIMETGGMKGKRKEIIREELHDFLKNAFYVKEIHSEYGMTELLSQAYAKKNGIFRCPPWMKIYIRDPEDPFIHIKNNKIGGIDIIDLSNYLSCPFISTEDLGKKINDEEFQVLGRTDFSDIRGCSLMLN, encoded by the coding sequence ATGAATTTTAAAAAAAAAATTTTTTCAATATTATCTAAAAAAGAATTTGAAGATTTAACATTAGATATATTTCATTATCAAGTTCATCATAATAATATTTACAGAAATTATCTTCAATATTTAAAAGTAAATCCATTAGAAATAAAAAACATTTCTGAAATTCCTTTTTTACCTATATCTTTTTTTAAAACTCATCGTATTTGGAGTAATAGTAGGAAGACTTCCCCAGATATTGTTTTCAGTAGCAGCGGAACTACAGGGATAAAAAGTACACATTATATAGCAGATTTAAGCATTTACATTAATAGCATTAAAAATGGATTTGAATTTTTTTACGGTCCAATAAAAAATTTTAAGTTTTTAGGATTTTTTCCTTCTGATAGAAGGAAAGATTCTTCTTTAATTTATATGGCTAAATATTTGATACAAGAAACCCATAAAAATGGAAGTTTTTTCGTTCCTTATCAAAAAAAAAGACGGTTAATTTATGAAAAAAATGAGGATAATATTTTTATTTTTGGACTTAGTTTTTCTTTATTAGATTTTATACATAATATGGAAAAAATGGAAAATAAAGAAATCATAATTATGGAAACTGGAGGAATGAAAGGAAAAAGAAAAGAGATAATTAGAGAAGAATTGCATGATTTTTTAAAAAATGCTTTTTATGTAAAGGAAATACACTCGGAATATGGAATGACAGAATTGCTTTCTCAAGCATATGCAAAAAAAAATGGAATTTTCCGATGTCCTCCTTGGATGAAAATATATATCCGAGACCCGGAAGATCCTTTTATTCACATAAAAAATAATAAAATAGGAGGGATTGATATTATCGATTTATCAAATTACTTATCATGTCCTTTTATTTCTACCGAAGATTTAGGAAAAAAAATCAATGATGAGGAATTTCAAGTATTAGGAAGAACGGATTTTTCAGATATTAGAGGATGTAGCCTCATGTTAAATTAA
- the hisS gene encoding histidine--tRNA ligase has translation MEYPTIPKGTRDFSFVEMRKRNYLIQTIRKQFELFGFYPIKTPSFENISTLIGKYGKEGDYLMFKLLHSGHLLKKRIFDFVKKINNNKKNIDDVSQFLIEHIANKALRYDLTVPFVRYVVMHKNEIVFPFKRYQIQPVWRADKPQKERFREFYQCDADIISYSWSLWEEIELIQLCDDIFTKLNLPIIIYINHRDILGGLVEMSGIENNLWKDFTISLDKWNKIGRDLVKKEMMQKGISSQSFEKIAFFFDMKENFYKKKEYLTEAFRNLKQGKKGIEALSFIHNNINNISLQNTQLEWKISLARGMNYYTGTILEIVPNSSSHHSISIGGGGRYDQLSDLFGMKNISGVGVSLGLDRIYLAMDKKDLFQTISNYPSKVLFINFGDEEVLYAYKMIKIFRKKGISTQLYPNAVKIGKQMRYANDNNIPFAISIGKNEIKEKKIKVKDLQKRIEKEYDNIYDIVNQLKSL, from the coding sequence ATGGAATATCCTACTATACCTAAAGGAACCAGAGATTTTTCATTCGTTGAAATGCGTAAACGAAATTATTTAATTCAAACTATTCGAAAACAATTTGAACTATTTGGTTTTTATCCTATAAAAACTCCTTCTTTTGAAAATATTTCTACTTTGATTGGTAAATATGGAAAAGAAGGCGATTATTTAATGTTTAAATTACTTCATTCAGGTCATTTATTAAAAAAAAGAATTTTTGATTTTGTTAAAAAGATTAATAATAATAAAAAAAATATAGATGACGTATCACAATTTTTAATTGAACACATAGCTAACAAAGCCCTTCGATATGATTTAACGGTCCCTTTTGTGCGTTATGTAGTCATGCATAAAAACGAAATTGTTTTTCCTTTTAAAAGATATCAAATTCAGCCAGTATGGCGTGCAGATAAACCTCAAAAAGAAAGATTCAGAGAGTTTTATCAATGTGACGCAGATATCATATCATACTCTTGGTCCTTATGGGAAGAAATAGAATTGATTCAACTTTGTGACGATATTTTTACAAAATTGAATTTACCTATTATTATTTATATAAACCATAGGGATATATTAGGAGGATTAGTTGAAATGTCTGGTATAGAAAATAATTTATGGAAAGATTTTACGATTTCTCTAGATAAATGGAATAAAATTGGACGAGATTTAGTAAAAAAAGAAATGATGCAAAAAGGTATTTCATCTCAATCATTTGAGAAAATAGCATTTTTTTTCGATATGAAAGAAAATTTTTATAAAAAAAAAGAATATTTAACGGAAGCCTTTAGAAATTTGAAACAAGGAAAGAAAGGGATCGAAGCCCTTAGTTTTATTCATAATAATATAAATAACATTTCTTTACAAAACACTCAATTAGAATGGAAAATTTCTTTAGCTAGAGGAATGAACTATTATACAGGCACCATTTTAGAAATTGTACCAAATAGTAGTTCTCATCATTCAATTTCTATTGGAGGAGGAGGAAGATATGATCAATTATCTGATTTATTTGGAATGAAAAATATCTCTGGAGTAGGAGTTTCTTTAGGGTTAGATAGGATTTATTTAGCCATGGATAAAAAAGATTTGTTTCAAACTATTTCTAATTATCCTTCAAAAGTTTTATTTATTAATTTTGGAGATGAAGAAGTTTTGTATGCATATAAAATGATAAAAATTTTTAGAAAAAAAGGTATTTCTACACAATTGTATCCTAATGCAGTGAAAATAGGAAAACAAATGAGATATGCCAATGATAACAATATCCCATTTGCTATTAGTATAGGAAAAAATGAAATCAAGGAAAAAAAAATAAAAGTCAAAGATCTTCAAAAAAGAATAGAAAAAGAATACGATAATATATATGATATCGTAAATCAATTAAAATCGTTATAA
- a CDS encoding CvpA family protein: MMHDINFFNVFNILDIIIIIIVLYGGYHGYKKGLVSQCFVFMIFFILIYKGTYIFNYVTEILKKIENKESDFLIIYSITISLCSIIFSAFLTKKIIKFIMLITWMTPMDRLIGAILGMIKYFFYISICLFLLKETNKKISIVPYNFFQNSFEKEFQFFFYKKGYLFNKLKELYFYFKINV, translated from the coding sequence ATGATGCATGATATAAATTTTTTTAATGTGTTTAACATATTAGATATAATTATTATCATTATAGTTTTATATGGAGGATATCATGGGTATAAAAAAGGATTAGTCTCTCAATGTTTTGTATTTATGATATTTTTTATCCTTATTTATAAAGGAACTTATATATTCAATTATGTAACAGAAATATTAAAAAAAATAGAAAATAAGGAATCTGATTTTTTGATAATTTATTCTATCACAATTTCATTATGTTCTATAATTTTTTCAGCTTTTCTAACTAAAAAAATAATAAAGTTTATAATGTTGATTACATGGATGACCCCAATGGATAGATTAATTGGGGCGATATTAGGTATGATAAAATATTTTTTTTATATATCAATATGTCTTTTTTTATTAAAAGAGACAAATAAAAAAATAAGTATAGTTCCTTATAATTTTTTTCAAAATTCTTTTGAAAAAGAATTTCAATTTTTTTTCTATAAAAAAGGATATTTATTTAATAAATTGAAAGAATTATATTTTTATTTTAAAATAAATGTATGA